The following are from one region of the Chloracidobacterium sp. genome:
- a CDS encoding cytochrome c3 family protein, whose product MAQFFPKSANNIARISMILGVVLAGTAFYVYTQVARSSYLTGRYVEKQQPVQFSHKHHVGDDGIDCRYCHTTVETTASAGMPSTQTCMNCHTQIWADSPYLEPVRASYRDNKPIEWERVHDLPEYTYFNHSIHVAKGVGCSTCHGAIDNMPSVYQENTLQMEWCLACHREPEKFIRPKSEIYNMRWQDSDLSAQERIQLKSDYRIRSKDMLTSCSICHR is encoded by the coding sequence ATGGCACAATTTTTTCCTAAAAGTGCGAACAATATTGCCCGGATCAGTATGATCTTGGGGGTGGTCCTTGCTGGGACGGCATTTTACGTTTACACGCAGGTTGCCCGCTCTTCGTACCTCACCGGGCGATACGTCGAGAAACAGCAGCCCGTACAGTTCAGCCATAAGCATCACGTCGGTGATGACGGCATAGATTGCCGATACTGCCACACGACGGTCGAGACGACCGCCTCGGCGGGAATGCCCTCGACGCAGACCTGCATGAATTGTCATACGCAAATATGGGCCGACAGTCCGTACCTTGAACCGGTTCGGGCCAGCTATCGAGACAATAAGCCGATCGAATGGGAGCGAGTCCACGATCTGCCCGAATACACCTACTTTAATCATAGTATTCACGTTGCTAAGGGAGTCGGTTGCTCGACTTGTCATGGTGCGATCGATAACATGCCGTCGGTCTACCAAGAGAATACCTTGCAAATGGAGTGGTGCCTTGCCTGTCACCGCGAACCCGAGAAGTTCATTCGTCCAAAATCCGAGATTTACAATATGCGTTGGCAGGATAGTGACCTGTCCGCGCAGGAACGGATCCAATTGAAGAGCGATTACAGGATAAGAAGTAAGGATATGTTGACAAGCTGCTCGATCTGCCATCGGTAG
- a CDS encoding ROK family protein, with product MSESSKEKQLSVGVDVSVSGLHAVSVDASGKVAASISEKLDRNGDVIAQLIAFVGKLNDNLGETSRFGLSVPGLINRRSNRVEYSIGFPEHSKTDIANEIKVATGLECVLMNDADAAAIGEFKAGAGRGAKDLFYATLGTGVGGAFIFNGQIWRGVSGFAGEFGYVAINSDGMRLEDVASSENIVRRTRSRFHQDSTSVLSKFDEQEITIADIVAAARSEDDFAQLMLDRTGMYVGSAIASVINLLNIERIVLGGEIMGAGRLLLDPIIKRARELSFGPSFSNTTIVAGELGELASAIGAALSNDETLGG from the coding sequence ATGAGCGAGTCGAGCAAAGAAAAACAACTTTCGGTCGGAGTGGACGTTTCCGTTTCCGGCCTTCATGCCGTTTCTGTCGACGCTTCGGGCAAGGTGGCGGCTAGCATTTCTGAAAAACTTGACCGGAACGGCGACGTAATCGCTCAGCTGATTGCTTTTGTCGGCAAGTTGAATGACAACCTAGGCGAAACATCGAGATTTGGACTATCTGTGCCGGGACTGATAAACCGAAGATCTAATCGGGTCGAATATTCTATCGGATTTCCCGAGCATTCAAAGACCGATATTGCAAATGAGATAAAAGTTGCGACCGGGCTTGAGTGTGTACTTATGAATGACGCGGATGCTGCGGCGATAGGCGAATTCAAAGCTGGTGCGGGACGCGGAGCGAAAGACCTGTTTTATGCGACGCTCGGCACCGGTGTTGGCGGTGCTTTTATATTCAACGGGCAAATATGGCGTGGGGTGTCGGGGTTCGCAGGTGAATTCGGATACGTAGCGATCAATTCAGATGGTATGCGTCTTGAAGATGTGGCATCTAGCGAGAACATTGTTCGCCGCACCCGGAGTCGCTTTCACCAAGACAGTACGTCGGTCCTTAGCAAGTTTGATGAGCAGGAGATCACGATCGCCGACATTGTTGCAGCGGCGCGGAGCGAAGACGACTTCGCACAGCTGATGCTCGATCGAACAGGAATGTATGTTGGGTCGGCGATCGCGAGCGTGATCAATCTTTTGAATATTGAGAGAATCGTACTTGGCGGGGAGATAATGGGAGCGGGCAGACTTCTGCTTGATCCGATCATCAAGCGGGCTCGCGAACTTTCTTTCGGGCCGTCTTTCTCAAATACGACCATCGTCGCCGGAGAGCTCGGAGAATTGGCATCGGCGATCGGTGCCGCCCTATCAAACGATGAGACTCTCGGCGGCTGA
- a CDS encoding VWA domain-containing protein: MKSNLPRFALVLLIVLSASVFAPIGLEAQSRPQRPTPKGDEKRNQRPVPKTEEELKKEAEEKARLEQEKNAQEEPGVIAVETEIVNVDAVVFNKKSGQIITGLKKENFGIFENGVKRDISVFTTPESPITVTLLLEYSKWSELFGSASGGIFEPGVYETVRPIAQFLSRFIKPPDDYASVVAFDMRPAVITDFTNDPGRVRGTIDLLLRSQPAFRENNLFDAMKFVLIGGNSESEFLDGAKERSVSYGGMVDVKAKRRAIILVASGIDTFSKTNYGEIRRVVQEAGIPIYIISTGNLFYKRYEHLLPATDGISGMPGRLTFLQAKNQMNTFAKESGGMHFEMTFEGEVPGYLNSINGLLRSQYNLAYDLVEKHDPGKKYKLEVKVDVDGDGTYDDKQFVVQHKPFIYVQKDDKKKK, from the coding sequence ATGAAATCAAACCTTCCCCGTTTTGCCTTGGTCTTGCTGATCGTGCTGAGCGCCTCAGTATTTGCTCCGATCGGCCTCGAAGCACAGTCCCGTCCACAACGCCCAACACCGAAAGGCGACGAGAAAAGAAATCAGCGTCCGGTACCAAAAACGGAAGAAGAGCTTAAGAAGGAAGCCGAGGAAAAGGCCAGACTCGAACAGGAGAAGAATGCTCAGGAGGAACCCGGCGTCATAGCGGTTGAGACCGAGATCGTCAACGTGGATGCGGTAGTCTTCAATAAAAAGTCGGGTCAGATCATCACCGGTCTTAAGAAAGAGAATTTCGGTATCTTTGAGAACGGCGTCAAACGCGACATTTCTGTGTTCACAACTCCCGAATCGCCCATCACCGTTACCTTGCTGCTTGAATACAGTAAGTGGTCGGAGCTATTTGGTTCGGCTTCGGGCGGAATATTCGAACCCGGTGTATACGAAACCGTTCGACCGATTGCTCAGTTCCTTTCACGTTTCATCAAACCGCCGGATGATTATGCATCGGTCGTCGCGTTTGATATGCGTCCGGCAGTGATCACGGATTTTACCAATGATCCGGGCCGAGTTCGCGGCACGATCGACCTTTTGCTAAGAAGCCAGCCTGCGTTCCGTGAAAACAATCTTTTCGACGCCATGAAGTTCGTCTTGATCGGTGGCAACAGCGAATCTGAATTTCTCGACGGCGCCAAGGAACGTTCGGTCTCATACGGTGGAATGGTCGATGTCAAAGCCAAGCGACGCGCGATAATTCTTGTAGCCTCCGGTATCGATACGTTCAGCAAAACGAATTACGGCGAGATCCGCCGGGTTGTCCAGGAAGCCGGGATACCGATCTATATAATAAGTACCGGAAACCTCTTCTATAAGCGTTACGAGCACCTTTTGCCTGCGACCGACGGTATTAGCGGAATGCCGGGACGCCTTACTTTTCTCCAGGCTAAGAACCAGATGAATACGTTTGCCAAGGAATCAGGGGGAATGCATTTCGAAATGACTTTCGAAGGCGAGGTGCCTGGATACCTCAATTCGATAAATGGACTTTTAAGAAGCCAGTACAATCTCGCGTACGATCTTGTTGAAAAGCATGATCCCGGCAAGAAATACAAATTAGAGGTCAAGGTCGATGTTGACGGCGACGGCACGTATGACGACAAGCAGTTCGTCGTCCAGCACAAGCCGTTCATTTACGTGCAGAAAGACGATAAGAAAAAGAAATAG
- a CDS encoding radical SAM protein, protein MSRRIVESYRAKLANEEGYVRTSGAALKIALCYPNTHSIGMANLGLHTMYELFNSIPEVSCERVFLPDSDELKEYERSGSPLLSLETQTPVRDFDVVAFSISFETDYLNMARMLQLSGIPVWSGERNHFHPLIVMGGAASFLNPEPIADFTDIIAVGEGEILAYQLVDSIFEHETKDDILLALARIGRGFYIPSFYDVVYNDDGTVFEYRPKHIGVPRRVGRALASVNPKEGTLRRALKRGENELAEFLVNQDTFCPSTAIWSPGAEMGDRLLVEISRGCSQGCRFCWAGYNYYPPRVVPAKDILAKAAEWRSKTDKIGLVSTAVCDHPEISTILRELRAMNYRISVSSLRLDQISEELLDALVESNDQQIAVAPETGSDRLRRVINKNLTNDEIVDICGAVFDRGMLTLKLYMMVGLPTETQEDLDEMFVLVERIKDRMLEAGKKIGRAGKIIPSLNGFVPKPNTPLQWDAICNERDLKKRIKYVCKGLSKIPNVDVRFMSARIAHEQALFSSGDRTVARVIDAAARFGGDLDRAIRETNVDPGFHTSRDRSYDEFLPWSIVDSGLSFDFLKAEHEKAREALSSLPCPAVEKCTTCGVCPTTWLADAPASLIQIQPVKIREAMAAAVLA, encoded by the coding sequence ATGAGCAGACGCATCGTTGAAAGCTATAGGGCGAAGCTCGCTAACGAGGAAGGTTACGTCAGAACTTCTGGTGCCGCACTGAAGATTGCTTTGTGCTATCCGAACACGCACTCGATCGGAATGGCGAATCTCGGTCTTCATACGATGTACGAGCTCTTCAATTCGATTCCAGAGGTCTCCTGCGAACGAGTCTTCCTGCCTGATTCAGATGAATTGAAAGAATACGAAAGGTCCGGCTCGCCACTTCTTTCGCTCGAAACTCAGACTCCTGTCAGAGACTTCGATGTAGTAGCGTTTTCGATCTCGTTTGAAACCGATTACCTTAACATGGCCCGAATGTTACAGCTTTCGGGGATTCCTGTATGGTCCGGGGAACGCAATCATTTTCACCCGTTGATCGTAATGGGCGGTGCTGCATCATTTCTGAACCCGGAACCGATCGCCGATTTCACCGATATCATCGCAGTAGGTGAGGGCGAGATATTGGCGTACCAACTGGTGGATTCGATCTTCGAGCACGAGACCAAAGACGATATTCTGCTTGCTCTCGCTCGGATCGGTCGAGGCTTTTATATTCCTTCGTTTTATGACGTCGTTTATAACGATGATGGAACGGTTTTCGAATATCGACCTAAACACATCGGTGTCCCTCGCCGAGTCGGCCGCGCTCTTGCGTCGGTGAATCCAAAGGAAGGGACGTTGCGGCGGGCCTTAAAACGTGGCGAGAATGAACTTGCCGAATTTCTTGTCAACCAAGATACGTTTTGCCCTTCAACGGCGATATGGTCTCCCGGTGCCGAAATGGGCGACCGGTTATTGGTCGAGATCTCACGCGGATGCTCGCAGGGCTGCCGATTCTGTTGGGCCGGCTACAATTACTACCCGCCTCGTGTCGTTCCGGCAAAAGACATTCTCGCGAAGGCCGCGGAATGGCGCAGTAAAACTGACAAGATCGGCCTCGTTTCGACCGCCGTCTGCGATCATCCCGAAATATCAACGATCCTTAGAGAGCTGCGTGCGATGAACTACCGGATATCTGTATCCTCACTTCGACTCGATCAGATCTCGGAGGAACTTCTCGACGCCCTCGTCGAATCGAACGACCAGCAGATCGCCGTAGCTCCCGAAACCGGATCTGACCGTCTCAGGCGAGTAATAAACAAGAATCTAACGAACGATGAGATCGTCGACATCTGCGGAGCCGTTTTCGACCGCGGCATGCTGACCCTGAAGCTCTATATGATGGTCGGCCTTCCGACCGAAACACAGGAAGACCTGGATGAAATGTTCGTCCTGGTCGAACGCATCAAGGATCGAATGCTCGAGGCTGGCAAAAAGATCGGTCGCGCCGGCAAGATAATTCCGTCGTTGAATGGCTTTGTTCCGAAACCCAACACGCCGCTCCAATGGGATGCAATCTGCAACGAACGAGACCTTAAAAAGCGTATCAAATACGTTTGTAAGGGCCTTTCAAAGATTCCTAATGTTGACGTTCGATTCATGTCGGCGCGCATTGCTCACGAACAAGCGCTATTCTCGTCAGGTGACCGAACCGTGGCAAGGGTCATCGATGCTGCCGCTCGTTTCGGCGGCGATCTGGATCGCGCTATTCGAGAGACGAATGTCGATCCCGGGTTTCATACGTCCCGAGACCGATCGTACGACGAATTTCTTCCCTGGTCGATCGTCGATTCCGGACTGTCATTTGATTTTCTCAAGGCCGAACATGAAAAAGCACGAGAAGCTCTCTCGAGCCTCCCGTGCCCCGCTGTTGAAAAATGCACCACGTGTGGAGTTTGTCCGACAACATGGCTCGCTGACGCACCGGCATCCCTTATTCAGATACAACCTGTAAAGATCCGCGAGGCAATGGCCGCGGCAGTTCTTGCGTGA
- the aroB gene encoding 3-dehydroquinate synthase produces the protein MIYEIPINLSVQEHSYDVSVGSGLLATSGARIRSVAGDSAERAVIISNRRVNRLFGDVIERSLEEAGFTVSTFLIGDGEKYKTLRTAESVLDFLGSERISRTDVIVALGGGVVGDLAGFAAAIHLRGIRFFQLPTTLMAMVDSSVGGKTGINTKYGKNMVGAFYQPTGVYADIDTLRSLPPREMRAGFCEAIKQGAVGGKELFRRTEEFLHRYPLNGLLATGDLSGRDSALSKLIADQITFKAKIVMADERESAGNNNRYSRKVLNFGHTFAHALEKVTDFKYLLHGEAVGYGILFAAELSKRLELLASDDINLLYDVVHRLGQLPAIDHIEPSDIIAAFAFDKKVIGRSLQWILLGGIGKPVIVDSANIDPFLIKDLLERFLSQTKSS, from the coding sequence ATGATCTACGAAATACCGATCAACCTGTCCGTACAGGAGCACAGCTACGATGTGTCCGTGGGTAGCGGTCTTTTGGCGACTTCGGGCGCCCGGATCCGATCTGTTGCGGGCGATTCGGCCGAAAGGGCCGTGATCATCTCTAACCGACGAGTAAATAGGCTTTTTGGGGATGTCATCGAACGAAGCCTGGAGGAAGCCGGGTTTACGGTATCGACCTTTCTGATCGGGGACGGCGAGAAATATAAAACTCTTAGGACCGCCGAGTCAGTGCTTGATTTTCTCGGGTCTGAACGAATCTCGCGAACCGATGTGATCGTCGCCCTCGGCGGTGGTGTCGTCGGCGATCTCGCCGGATTTGCTGCCGCGATCCATCTCCGCGGAATCAGGTTCTTTCAATTACCTACTACATTGATGGCGATGGTCGATTCATCAGTCGGCGGGAAGACCGGGATCAACACCAAGTATGGAAAGAACATGGTCGGCGCGTTTTATCAGCCTACCGGCGTCTACGCCGATATCGATACCCTCAGATCGCTCCCGCCGAGAGAGATGAGGGCTGGCTTCTGTGAGGCCATCAAACAAGGAGCGGTCGGCGGTAAAGAACTGTTTCGCCGAACGGAAGAATTTCTTCACCGATATCCATTAAACGGACTGTTGGCCACCGGCGATCTAAGCGGACGTGATTCAGCACTCTCGAAGCTTATCGCCGACCAGATCACGTTCAAGGCCAAGATCGTAATGGCAGATGAACGCGAATCGGCTGGTAATAACAACAGATATTCCAGGAAGGTTCTCAATTTTGGGCACACTTTTGCACACGCACTCGAGAAAGTAACGGATTTCAAATACTTGCTGCACGGTGAAGCGGTTGGTTACGGTATCTTGTTCGCCGCAGAATTGTCGAAAAGGCTTGAATTATTGGCATCGGATGATATAAACTTGTTGTACGATGTTGTTCATCGGCTAGGGCAGTTGCCTGCGATCGACCACATCGAGCCTTCGGATATCATTGCTGCGTTCGCATTCGACAAGAAGGTAATAGGCAGATCGCTCCAATGGATCTTGTTAGGTGGTATCGGTAAACCGGTGATCGTAGACAGCGCGAACATCGACCCGTTTTTGATCAAAGACTTATTAGAACGATTCCTCTCGCAGACTAAATCCTCTTAG
- the glmM gene encoding phosphoglucosamine mutase — translation MNYPTNAISERFFGTDGIRGRSNEFPLDPTTIALIGGSLARNLAYRIGRVPRVITGRDTRESGEAIERGLHFGLSAADAECESAGVITTPGIAFLTKEFGFDAGIVVSASHNPYQDNGIKIFFPTGKKADDDLERAIESEIADQLKHEIITPNSPDPSSWHTERAEEFQNSYLNSIESRFSKLDLGGKKIVVDCANGAASGLAPALFARFGAEVAALHISPDGRNINRDCGSLHIDNLRKHVTETGADIGIAFDGDADRSLFVDENGELVDGDATLWVLANYLADHGRLVNKTVVATVMSNIGLELALRSRGISMLRVSVGDKFVLDELIRSGSEIGGEQSGHIIFPEISLVGDGMMTAMLLLKAINERGTSASEAVKGFVRYPQILVNVPVRDKQPFDEVEAIMNASNEIERELEGKGRLLLRYSGTEKLARVMIEGADQSAIEEQAKRLAAVIAKAIG, via the coding sequence ATGAATTATCCCACAAACGCAATATCAGAAAGGTTTTTTGGAACCGATGGTATTCGCGGACGTTCGAATGAATTCCCGCTTGATCCGACAACGATCGCACTTATCGGCGGATCTTTGGCGCGAAATCTGGCGTATCGAATTGGACGAGTACCAAGGGTCATTACCGGTCGCGACACACGAGAGTCGGGCGAAGCGATCGAACGCGGGCTGCATTTCGGATTGTCTGCGGCTGACGCCGAATGTGAATCTGCGGGAGTGATCACGACGCCAGGCATCGCATTTCTGACAAAAGAGTTTGGTTTTGATGCCGGGATCGTCGTCAGTGCATCCCACAATCCGTATCAAGATAACGGCATCAAGATATTTTTCCCCACAGGCAAGAAGGCCGACGACGATCTGGAGAGGGCGATCGAATCCGAAATTGCGGATCAGCTAAAGCATGAGATCATAACGCCTAATTCACCCGATCCTTCAAGTTGGCACACCGAGCGTGCAGAGGAGTTTCAAAACTCGTATTTGAACAGCATCGAATCGAGATTTTCAAAACTTGACCTCGGCGGGAAGAAGATCGTCGTTGATTGTGCGAATGGGGCCGCTTCCGGGCTCGCGCCCGCCCTTTTTGCTCGATTTGGCGCCGAGGTTGCCGCGCTCCACATTTCTCCTGACGGCCGGAATATCAATCGCGATTGTGGCTCCCTTCACATTGATAACCTTCGGAAGCATGTCACGGAAACCGGTGCCGATATCGGTATCGCATTTGACGGAGATGCCGATCGATCTCTTTTTGTTGATGAGAACGGTGAATTGGTCGATGGCGATGCAACGCTCTGGGTTTTGGCCAACTACCTCGCTGATCATGGCAGGCTGGTCAACAAGACGGTTGTTGCAACTGTGATGAGCAACATCGGTCTCGAACTCGCATTGAGATCTCGGGGCATCTCGATGCTTCGAGTCAGCGTGGGTGACAAATTCGTGCTTGACGAACTCATTCGTTCCGGCTCAGAGATCGGCGGCGAACAGTCGGGCCACATTATTTTCCCGGAGATCAGCCTTGTCGGTGACGGGATGATGACCGCAATGCTCCTGTTGAAAGCTATCAACGAACGCGGGACGTCGGCTTCTGAGGCGGTGAAAGGGTTTGTACGTTATCCGCAGATCCTTGTAAACGTACCGGTGCGAGACAAGCAGCCATTCGACGAGGTCGAAGCGATCATGAACGCCTCAAACGAGATCGAAAGGGAACTCGAAGGTAAAGGAAGGCTGTTGCTGCGTTATTCGGGCACTGAAAAACTTGCTCGCGTGATGATCGAAGGAGCGGATCAGTCGGCTATCGAAGAGCAAGCGAAGCGTTTAGCTGCCGTGATCGCAAAGGCCATCGGTTAG
- a CDS encoding DUF4878 domain-containing protein: protein MYRTTFLILIVSFTLAIAAACGGSGDPANKPVANTNANIPATNSNNPLAVSTPTPAQVQNDAPTLGPVFKAFCAAVEKKDDAALRKVYSSESLRDAQKIMDEDGISSLGEYFSQDGTSSELCEVKNETINGDTGTAQVTTKSMKSVGVVFVKEDGQWKVTNRVPGFERK, encoded by the coding sequence ATGTATCGTACGACATTTTTGATTCTTATTGTTTCGTTCACTCTCGCGATCGCGGCAGCTTGTGGCGGAAGCGGGGATCCGGCCAACAAGCCCGTCGCCAATACCAACGCCAACATACCAGCGACTAATTCAAACAATCCGTTAGCCGTCTCGACACCGACTCCGGCCCAGGTTCAGAATGACGCACCAACTTTAGGACCGGTTTTCAAGGCATTTTGCGCTGCCGTGGAAAAGAAGGATGACGCAGCACTTCGCAAGGTGTATTCATCAGAGTCGTTGCGCGATGCTCAAAAGATAATGGACGAGGACGGGATATCGTCACTCGGGGAGTACTTTTCGCAAGATGGGACTTCAAGCGAGCTATGCGAAGTCAAGAACGAAACCATCAACGGTGACACCGGCACAGCTCAGGTGACCACGAAGAGCATGAAGAGTGTTGGCGTCGTATTCGTAAAAGAGGACGGACAATGGAAGGTCACAAATCGAGTTCCGGGCTTCGAAAGGAAGTGA
- a CDS encoding acyl-CoA dehydrogenase family protein codes for MIDFELTVEQEQLRNTVREFCAGEVAPHIKEWDEKAHFERSVFDKMAELGLMGVCIPEEYGGAGFDYISLGLVCEELEACDTFLRVAMSVHVGLNSMSLLAWGTEEQKQKYLVPQAKGEKLATFGLTEPNAGSDVVGMRSYARRDGDDWILNGEKMWISLGDVADHFLFFCWTDTEKQKVRDHTGISCFIVERSMPGFSSGTLHGKLGIKAGNTGYFSLQDVRVPHANMLGNEGEGFKIAMFSLENGRYTVAAGATGVIKASRDASVAYANTREVQGQTIANFQLVKQKIAEMEADYEMAHLLWLKCGYLKNVGKPSAKAASLAKWQATIRSEKAASMAIEVHGANGYTNDYPVERYLRNCKAAVIYEGTRDIHTLMQADWALGLKREKAARVILPPYQTDEAKGTSN; via the coding sequence GTGATCGATTTTGAATTGACAGTAGAGCAGGAGCAGTTGAGGAATACTGTTCGTGAGTTTTGTGCGGGCGAGGTTGCTCCGCACATTAAGGAATGGGACGAGAAAGCGCATTTTGAGCGGAGCGTTTTTGACAAGATGGCCGAGCTTGGGCTGATGGGCGTCTGCATTCCGGAGGAATACGGCGGAGCGGGGTTTGATTACATCTCGCTCGGGCTGGTCTGCGAGGAGCTTGAGGCGTGCGATACGTTCCTTCGGGTCGCGATGAGCGTCCACGTCGGGCTGAACAGCATGAGCCTACTCGCCTGGGGAACCGAGGAGCAGAAGCAGAAGTACCTCGTGCCGCAGGCAAAGGGCGAAAAGCTCGCGACATTCGGATTGACCGAGCCGAACGCGGGTTCGGACGTCGTCGGTATGCGAAGCTACGCACGCCGCGACGGTGACGATTGGATCTTGAATGGGGAAAAGATGTGGATATCGCTTGGCGACGTTGCCGATCATTTCCTGTTCTTTTGTTGGACCGACACTGAGAAGCAAAAAGTACGCGATCATACCGGGATATCTTGTTTCATTGTTGAAAGGTCAATGCCAGGATTCTCGAGCGGAACTCTTCACGGCAAACTTGGCATAAAAGCCGGCAATACCGGTTATTTCTCGTTGCAGGACGTTCGCGTTCCGCATGCGAACATGCTCGGTAACGAGGGTGAGGGTTTCAAGATCGCGATGTTCTCGCTCGAGAATGGCCGCTATACGGTCGCGGCGGGAGCAACGGGCGTGATCAAGGCCTCGCGGGATGCCTCTGTAGCATATGCAAATACACGCGAGGTGCAGGGACAGACGATCGCCAATTTCCAGCTCGTCAAGCAAAAGATCGCAGAGATGGAAGCCGATTATGAGATGGCTCATCTTCTTTGGCTGAAATGCGGCTACCTCAAGAATGTGGGTAAGCCGTCAGCAAAGGCGGCGAGTCTGGCGAAATGGCAGGCAACGATTCGTTCAGAAAAGGCAGCATCGATGGCGATCGAAGTACACGGGGCGAACGGATATACGAACGACTATCCGGTCGAACGTTACCTCAGAAACTGCAAGGCCGCGGTGATCTATGAAGGAACGCGTGATATTCACACGCTCATGCAGGCGGATTGGGCTCTCGGGCTAAAACGAGAAAAGGCTGCAAGGGTAATACTTCCGCCTTACCAAACCGACGAAGCCAAAGGAACATCAAATTAG
- a CDS encoding thermonuclease family protein: protein MHKLLIFLILILTSSVSLFSQDNTPQPETGRVIKVVSGDLIEVRSQGRKLTIRLHGIVAPTQAYSAESRESLSKLLRTSTVEFVRIQESSDEVLAKVFVAGVDAGYSQLVRGQAWPATKKEETDNADYRAAMENAQRSSTGLWGVGFISCGEVEIDKAAPKDISTTDTPNSSFRIYGKVDLEVVINTDGSVKSARALCGHPQLQTVAAKAALAAKFEGGREYLIKGRLTYNFKPKN, encoded by the coding sequence ATGCACAAACTTCTTATATTTCTGATTCTGATTCTCACGTCTTCAGTAAGTTTGTTTAGCCAGGACAATACCCCGCAGCCAGAAACGGGGCGGGTAATCAAAGTAGTTTCAGGCGACTTGATCGAAGTTCGTTCGCAAGGGCGAAAGTTGACAATCCGGTTGCACGGTATCGTAGCTCCAACTCAAGCTTATTCGGCGGAATCGCGAGAATCTCTTTCCAAACTCCTTCGAACTAGTACCGTTGAATTCGTTCGCATCCAAGAAAGCAGTGATGAAGTTCTGGCAAAGGTTTTCGTTGCAGGAGTCGATGCCGGCTATTCGCAGTTAGTAAGAGGTCAGGCCTGGCCTGCAACTAAAAAGGAAGAGACCGATAACGCCGACTATCGAGCAGCGATGGAAAATGCGCAACGGTCAAGCACGGGCCTATGGGGAGTCGGATTTATTTCCTGTGGTGAAGTTGAGATCGATAAAGCCGCACCGAAAGATATCTCGACGACAGACACGCCAAATTCCTCCTTCAGAATCTACGGAAAAGTGGACCTCGAAGTAGTAATTAATACTGACGGAAGTGTAAAGTCTGCTCGAGCACTTTGCGGCCATCCCCAATTGCAGACAGTAGCCGCGAAAGCGGCCCTTGCAGCAAAATTTGAAGGTGGAAGAGAGTATTTAATCAAGGGTAGATTGACCTACAACTTTAAGCCGAAGAATTGA